The Vescimonas coprocola genome includes a window with the following:
- a CDS encoding dipeptidase, producing MIHTIPYFDAHCDTIHRCHTAGTLFRDPELRAFYDIAGNLRRSGGHIDLERAGGFARYAQFFALYQSPQLVPEGSSMPEQGVLLHQRFLREMEENRERILPCRTGAEVDEAVGQGKAAALLSIEGAELLDCDIRRLDTAYDWGVRLLNPVWNYANRLSGSNAQQPEQGLTAYGRDFLRRMEELSIYIDVSHLSDAGFWDVVRLSRRPVVASHSNSRAVCPHRRNLTDDMFRAIRDSGGVAGLNYYQHFVGEDPTIEGLVRHVEHFLELDGERSLCLGGDMDGCELLAGGMRGLEDVPLLWQALADRGYPQSLLEDLFWNNLRRLI from the coding sequence GTGATACATACGATTCCCTATTTTGACGCACACTGCGACACCATCCACCGCTGCCACACGGCGGGGACGCTCTTTCGGGACCCGGAGCTGCGGGCCTTCTACGACATTGCGGGTAATTTGCGCCGCAGCGGCGGACACATCGATCTGGAGCGGGCCGGGGGCTTTGCCCGCTATGCCCAGTTTTTTGCCCTATACCAGAGCCCCCAGCTGGTGCCGGAGGGCAGCTCCATGCCGGAGCAGGGCGTTCTGCTCCACCAGCGGTTCCTGCGGGAGATGGAGGAGAACCGGGAGCGCATCCTCCCCTGCCGCACCGGGGCGGAGGTGGACGAGGCCGTGGGGCAAGGCAAGGCGGCGGCGCTGCTGAGCATCGAGGGCGCCGAGCTGCTGGACTGCGACATCCGGCGGCTGGACACTGCCTATGACTGGGGCGTGCGGCTGCTGAACCCGGTGTGGAACTACGCCAACCGTCTCTCCGGCTCCAATGCCCAGCAGCCGGAGCAGGGACTGACCGCTTATGGCCGGGACTTCCTGCGGCGGATGGAGGAGCTGTCCATCTACATAGACGTGTCCCATCTGTCGGATGCGGGCTTCTGGGACGTGGTGCGTCTTTCCCGGCGGCCTGTGGTGGCCTCCCACTCCAACAGCCGGGCCGTCTGCCCCCACCGGCGCAACCTCACCGACGATATGTTCCGGGCCATCCGGGACAGCGGCGGCGTGGCAGGGCTCAACTACTACCAGCACTTTGTGGGAGAGGACCCTACCATAGAGGGTCTGGTGCGCCATGTGGAGCATTTTCTGGAGCTGGACGGGGAAAGGTCTCTGTGTCTGGGCGGCGACATGGACGGCTGCGAGCTGCTGGCCGGCGGGATGCGGGGTCTGGAGGATGTGCCGCTGCTGTGGCAGGCGCTGGCGGACCGGGGCTATCCCCAGTCGCTGCTGGAGGATCTGTTCTGGAACAATCTGCGGCGGCTGATATAA
- a CDS encoding YraN family protein — MSRAEGVWGEAQIANYLRRRRYELLAHSYHCRFGEIDLIARKGGVLCFVEVKTRSNLACGLPREYVTAAKQERIRKTAAFYLMEKGLDCPVRFDVAEVYTDGAHSLSATHIEYIENAF, encoded by the coding sequence ATGAGCCGGGCGGAGGGCGTATGGGGCGAGGCCCAGATCGCCAACTATCTGCGGCGCAGGCGCTATGAGCTGCTGGCTCACAGCTATCACTGCCGGTTCGGGGAGATCGACCTCATCGCCCGCAAGGGCGGCGTGCTGTGCTTTGTGGAGGTCAAGACCCGCAGCAATCTGGCCTGCGGCCTGCCCAGAGAGTACGTCACCGCCGCCAAGCAGGAGCGCATCCGCAAAACGGCGGCTTTCTATCTGATGGAAAAGGGGCTGGACTGCCCCGTCCGCTTCGACGTGGCAGAGGTCTATACCGACGGGGCGCACTCCCTCTCCGCCACCCACATAGAATACATCGAAAACGCATTTTGA
- a CDS encoding ribonuclease HII — protein sequence MTDFSLEKAAMARGCAAVCGCDEAGAGPLMGPVYAAAVILPVDGCIPGLDDSKKLTEKKREVLFDVICQQAAAWAVASVSAEEIDATDILSARMKAMQLAINALAIPADYALIDGNRDHGRSAAITTPHETVVGGDGRSASIAAASILAKVSRDRYVCRVLDSLYPQYQFARHKGYGTKLHYAMLDRYGPCPEHRMSFLTKWKERRT from the coding sequence ATGACGGACTTCTCGCTGGAAAAGGCCGCCATGGCCCGTGGCTGCGCCGCCGTGTGCGGCTGCGACGAGGCAGGGGCCGGGCCGCTGATGGGGCCGGTATACGCAGCGGCGGTGATCCTGCCGGTGGACGGCTGCATCCCCGGCCTTGACGACAGCAAGAAGCTGACGGAGAAGAAGCGGGAGGTGCTGTTCGACGTCATCTGCCAACAGGCGGCGGCGTGGGCGGTGGCCTCCGTCAGTGCAGAGGAGATCGACGCAACGGACATCCTCAGCGCACGGATGAAGGCCATGCAGCTGGCCATCAACGCTCTGGCGATCCCGGCGGATTATGCCCTCATCGACGGCAACCGGGATCACGGGCGATCCGCCGCCATCACCACACCCCATGAGACGGTGGTGGGCGGGGACGGGCGCTCGGCGTCCATTGCCGCAGCCTCAATACTGGCCAAGGTGAGTCGGGACCGGTATGTGTGCCGGGTACTGGACTCTCTGTATCCGCAGTATCAGTTCGCCAGGCATAAGGGCTACGGCACCAAGCTGCACTACGCCATGCTGGACCGATACGGACCATGTCCGGAGCACCGGATGAGCTTTCTCACCAAGTGGAAGGAGCGGCGCACATGA
- the ylqF gene encoding ribosome biogenesis GTPase YlqF, with product MQVESLSWFPGHMTKTRRMIAAEIGHMDAVCEILDARIPLASRNPDVDELTAGKPRLVVLNRVDQADPGQTRRWAAYFREKGYAVLEANAKGGAGTAQFAAAVRELLRDKLEAYAQKGQVGRVVRVMVLGIPNVGKSTFINKVARRKTAKAEDRPGVTRSKQWVPVDSTLELLDTPGILWPKFDDPEVGKRLAFTGAIKDDVLDIEELACYLMEYLGQHYTSVLEERYKIAVEPEDSGYDLLEKAGRKRGFLMRGAQVDTERMARILLDEFRGGKLGRFTLETVEDAT from the coding sequence ATGCAGGTAGAGAGCCTGAGCTGGTTCCCCGGTCACATGACCAAGACCCGGCGGATGATCGCCGCCGAGATCGGGCATATGGACGCTGTATGCGAAATTCTGGATGCCCGCATCCCGCTGGCCAGCCGGAACCCGGATGTGGACGAGCTGACGGCGGGCAAGCCCCGTCTGGTGGTGCTGAACCGGGTGGATCAGGCCGATCCCGGCCAGACCCGGCGCTGGGCTGCCTACTTCCGGGAGAAGGGCTATGCCGTGCTGGAGGCCAACGCCAAGGGCGGCGCCGGCACCGCCCAGTTCGCCGCCGCCGTGCGGGAGCTGCTGCGGGATAAACTGGAGGCCTATGCTCAGAAGGGGCAGGTGGGCCGTGTGGTGCGGGTCATGGTGCTGGGCATCCCCAACGTGGGAAAATCCACCTTTATCAATAAAGTAGCCCGCCGCAAGACCGCAAAAGCCGAGGACCGGCCCGGCGTCACCCGCAGCAAGCAGTGGGTGCCGGTGGACAGCACGCTGGAGCTGCTGGACACGCCGGGTATCCTGTGGCCCAAGTTCGACGACCCGGAGGTGGGCAAGCGTCTGGCCTTCACCGGGGCCATCAAGGACGACGTGCTGGACATCGAGGAGCTGGCCTGCTATCTCATGGAGTATCTGGGACAGCACTATACCTCGGTGCTGGAGGAGCGGTATAAGATCGCCGTGGAGCCGGAGGACAGCGGGTATGACCTGCTGGAGAAGGCCGGGCGCAAGCGGGGCTTTCTCATGCGGGGGGCGCAGGTGGATACCGAGCGCATGGCCCGCATCCTGTTAGACGAGTTCCGGGGCGGCAAGCTGGGCCGCTTCACACTGGAGACGGTGGAGGACGCCACATGA
- the srtB gene encoding class B sortase, with the protein MKKAVYYILLAVFIGVFLFAAYQIGSYMLEKHKSDEVLKDAGKYVYIPDLSSDEEPEGEPEQVYVDFAALEGVNSDIVAWLYGADTGLNYPIVQAEDNDYYLYRLLDGTWNKNGTIFMDYVNRSDFSDQNTLVYGHHMKSGAMFGALVQYKKQEFYDAHPYLYLYTPQQSYRLDLIAGSVVDYDDAVYSTVLSADTVSALVRSSRFESKTPVPEDLSSAHLVTLSTCSYEFEDARFVVVGVLTAIDPVAAPTGSGE; encoded by the coding sequence ATGAAGAAAGCGGTATACTATATCCTGCTGGCAGTATTCATAGGTGTATTTCTCTTTGCAGCCTATCAGATCGGCAGCTATATGCTGGAAAAGCACAAGAGCGACGAGGTGCTGAAGGATGCCGGCAAATACGTCTACATCCCGGACCTGAGCAGCGATGAGGAGCCGGAAGGGGAGCCGGAGCAGGTCTACGTGGACTTTGCGGCGCTGGAAGGCGTCAACAGCGACATCGTGGCGTGGCTCTACGGGGCGGACACGGGCCTGAACTACCCCATCGTGCAGGCGGAGGACAACGACTACTATCTCTATCGCCTGCTGGACGGCACATGGAACAAGAACGGCACCATCTTCATGGACTACGTCAATCGCTCGGACTTCTCCGACCAGAATACGCTGGTCTACGGCCATCACATGAAGTCCGGCGCCATGTTCGGCGCACTGGTGCAGTATAAGAAGCAGGAGTTCTACGACGCCCACCCCTATCTGTATCTCTACACTCCCCAGCAGAGCTACCGGCTGGACCTGATCGCCGGGTCCGTGGTGGACTATGACGACGCCGTGTACTCCACGGTGCTGTCGGCAGATACGGTGAGTGCGCTGGTGCGCTCGTCCCGGTTCGAGTCCAAGACGCCGGTGCCAGAGGACCTCTCCAGCGCCCATTTGGTGACCCTCTCCACCTGCTCGTATGAGTTTGAAGATGCCCGGTTTGTGGTGGTGGGTGTCCTGACCGCCATCGATCCGGTGGCGGCCCCCACCGGAAGCGGCGAATAA
- the htpG gene encoding molecular chaperone HtpG, translating into MERKEFQAESKRLLELMIHSIYTHKEIFLREILSNASDAIDKLCYRSLTDEQVGMKREDFAITIRPDQEARTLTVSDNGIGMNDTDLEQNLGVIASSGTFQFRQELDKDAESDVIGQFGVGFYSAFMVADHITVVTRKYGDEQGWRWESDGVEGYTIEPCRKDTVGTDIIMHLKADEEPEEYSQYLQEHTLQRLVKKYSDYIRFPIRMEMTRSKRKEGCPEDKPEYEEIKEWETLNSMVPLWQRKKSEVTREEYDKFYQEHFGDFAPPQSVITVSAEGAVTYKALLFIPSQPSGQYYTEDFEPGLQLYSSGVMIMDKCADLLPECFNFVRGVVDSPDLSLNISRELLQHDRQLKVISNNLEKKIRSELERMLKDDREGYEKFYRSFGRQLKLSALNNYGAMKEKLQDLLLFYSSTQKKLVTLGEYVSRMPEEQKYIYYASGDSVEAVDHLPQTELLKDRSMEILYFTDKTDEFIPDIFRTYGDKAFRSAVDGDLELGDEKQPETADHQETLDFLKETLGSRVDQVKASSKLKSHPVCLTSGEGMTFEMEKYFAAVQPDLALKAKRILEVNVEHPAFAALESARITDPDRAKKYAEILLNQAMLIAGLPLENPSDYTDLLCSLWK; encoded by the coding sequence ATGGAAAGAAAAGAATTTCAGGCGGAGTCCAAGCGTCTGCTGGAGCTGATGATCCACTCCATCTACACCCATAAGGAGATCTTCCTGCGGGAGATCTTGTCCAACGCCTCCGACGCCATCGACAAGCTGTGCTACCGCTCCCTGACGGATGAGCAGGTGGGCATGAAGCGGGAGGATTTCGCCATCACCATCCGCCCCGATCAGGAGGCCCGCACCCTCACCGTCAGCGACAACGGCATCGGCATGAACGATACCGATCTGGAGCAGAATCTGGGCGTCATCGCCTCCAGCGGTACCTTCCAGTTCCGTCAGGAGCTGGATAAGGACGCCGAGAGCGACGTTATCGGCCAGTTCGGTGTGGGCTTCTACTCTGCCTTCATGGTGGCCGACCACATCACCGTCGTCACCCGGAAGTACGGTGATGAGCAGGGGTGGCGCTGGGAGTCCGACGGCGTGGAGGGCTATACCATCGAACCCTGCCGGAAGGACACTGTGGGTACGGATATCATCATGCACCTGAAGGCCGACGAGGAGCCGGAGGAGTACAGCCAGTACCTGCAGGAGCACACCCTCCAGCGTCTGGTGAAGAAGTACTCCGACTATATCCGCTTCCCCATCCGTATGGAAATGACCCGCTCCAAGCGCAAGGAGGGCTGTCCGGAGGACAAGCCGGAGTATGAGGAGATCAAGGAGTGGGAGACCCTCAACAGCATGGTCCCCCTGTGGCAGCGGAAGAAGAGCGAGGTCACACGGGAGGAGTACGACAAGTTCTATCAGGAGCACTTCGGGGATTTCGCTCCGCCCCAGTCGGTGATCACCGTCTCTGCGGAGGGGGCCGTTACCTATAAGGCCCTGCTGTTCATTCCCTCCCAGCCCTCCGGCCAGTACTATACCGAGGACTTCGAGCCGGGCCTGCAGCTGTATTCCAGCGGCGTGATGATCATGGATAAGTGCGCCGATCTGCTGCCGGAGTGCTTCAACTTCGTCCGTGGTGTGGTGGACTCCCCGGATCTGAGCCTGAACATCTCCCGTGAGCTGCTGCAGCACGACCGCCAGCTGAAGGTCATTTCCAACAATCTGGAGAAGAAGATCCGCAGCGAGCTGGAGCGGATGCTGAAGGACGACCGGGAGGGCTATGAGAAGTTCTACCGCAGCTTCGGCCGCCAGCTGAAGCTCAGCGCCCTGAACAACTACGGCGCCATGAAGGAGAAGCTGCAGGATCTGCTGCTGTTCTACTCCTCCACCCAGAAGAAGCTGGTGACGCTGGGTGAGTACGTCTCCCGGATGCCGGAGGAGCAGAAGTATATCTATTACGCCTCCGGCGACAGCGTGGAGGCGGTGGATCATCTGCCCCAGACGGAGCTGCTGAAGGACCGCAGCATGGAGATCCTGTACTTCACCGATAAGACCGACGAGTTCATCCCCGATATCTTCCGCACCTACGGCGACAAGGCATTCCGCTCCGCCGTAGATGGCGATCTGGAGCTGGGGGACGAGAAGCAGCCGGAGACGGCGGATCATCAGGAGACGCTGGATTTTCTGAAGGAGACCTTGGGTAGCCGGGTGGATCAGGTGAAGGCCTCCAGCAAGCTGAAGTCCCATCCCGTCTGCCTTACCAGCGGCGAGGGCATGACCTTCGAAATGGAGAAGTACTTCGCCGCCGTGCAGCCAGACCTCGCCCTGAAGGCCAAGCGTATTCTGGAGGTGAACGTGGAGCATCCCGCCTTCGCCGCTCTGGAGTCCGCCCGCATCACGGACCCCGACCGGGCCAAAAAGTATGCCGAGATTCTGCTGAATCAGGCCATGCTCATTGCGGGTCTGCCGCTGGAGAATCCCTCCGACTATACGGATTTGCTCTGCTCCCTGTGGAAGTGA
- the hydA gene encoding dihydropyrimidinase, with translation MKYLFRGGTVVSGRGTRRADILVEGEKILEVGRSITRKADQIIDVTGMLLMPGFIDAHTHFDLDVCNTTTADNFTTGSRAALRGGTTTVVDFACPNKGESLHHGLELWHRKADGRTCCDYGFHMTIDDWNPKIEAEIDDMYAAGISSFKMYMTYPAMMIGDNAMYHALKKLKEKGGICGVHCENSGVIDALIEEKKAAGEMGVSSHPRTRPDFLEAEAVSRLLRIAEAVDIPVVIVHLTNAAALREVEAARKRGQKVYAETCPQYLLLDDSVYDNPDYSLAARYVCAPPIRKAEDQKALWMALRRGEIQTISTDHCSFTLAQKDAGRGDFTKIPGGLPGVETRGELIYTAGVTTRKISLATMCRVLAENPAKLYGMFPRKGILQAGADADIVVYDPLADHVIRAADMVANVDYNPYEGFTTRGSIQQVWLRGRLAVEHGTVLAGPDGKYILRGKNCL, from the coding sequence ATGAAGTATCTGTTTCGAGGCGGCACCGTTGTCTCCGGCAGAGGGACACGCCGTGCCGATATTCTGGTGGAGGGTGAAAAGATCCTGGAGGTGGGCCGCAGCATCACCCGCAAGGCCGACCAGATCATCGACGTCACCGGGATGCTGCTGATGCCCGGCTTCATCGACGCCCACACCCATTTTGATCTGGACGTGTGCAATACCACCACTGCCGACAATTTCACCACCGGCTCCCGGGCGGCCCTGCGGGGCGGCACCACCACCGTGGTGGACTTCGCCTGCCCCAACAAGGGGGAGAGCCTGCACCACGGGCTGGAGCTGTGGCACCGGAAGGCCGACGGCCGCACCTGCTGCGACTACGGCTTCCACATGACCATCGACGACTGGAACCCGAAGATCGAGGCGGAGATCGACGATATGTACGCCGCCGGTATCTCCTCCTTCAAGATGTATATGACCTATCCCGCCATGATGATCGGGGACAACGCCATGTACCACGCCCTGAAAAAGCTGAAGGAGAAGGGCGGCATCTGCGGCGTACACTGCGAAAACAGCGGCGTCATCGACGCCCTCATCGAGGAAAAGAAGGCCGCCGGGGAAATGGGTGTCTCCTCCCACCCCCGGACCCGTCCGGACTTTCTGGAGGCGGAGGCCGTGAGCCGCCTGCTGCGGATCGCTGAGGCGGTGGATATCCCCGTGGTCATCGTCCACCTCACCAACGCCGCCGCCCTGCGGGAGGTGGAGGCCGCCCGGAAGCGTGGCCAGAAGGTCTATGCCGAGACCTGCCCCCAGTACCTGCTGCTGGACGACAGCGTGTATGATAACCCCGACTACTCTCTGGCGGCCCGCTACGTCTGTGCGCCCCCCATCCGCAAGGCAGAGGATCAGAAGGCCCTGTGGATGGCCCTGCGCCGTGGCGAAATTCAGACCATCTCCACGGACCACTGTTCCTTTACGCTGGCCCAGAAGGACGCCGGCCGGGGAGACTTCACCAAAATTCCCGGCGGCCTGCCGGGGGTGGAGACCCGTGGCGAGCTGATCTATACCGCCGGTGTCACCACCCGGAAGATCAGCCTTGCCACCATGTGCCGTGTACTGGCGGAGAATCCCGCCAAGCTCTACGGGATGTTCCCCCGGAAGGGCATCCTGCAGGCCGGGGCCGACGCCGATATCGTGGTGTACGATCCGCTGGCGGATCACGTCATCCGTGCGGCGGACATGGTGGCCAACGTGGACTATAACCCCTACGAGGGCTTCACCACCCGTGGCTCCATCCAGCAGGTGTGGCTCCGGGGCCGTCTGGCAGTGGAGCACGGCACCGTGCTGGCCGGGCCCGACGGCAAGTACATCCTCCGTGGCAAGAACTGCCTGTAA
- a CDS encoding 5'-nucleotidase C-terminal domain-containing protein — translation MRKVLALLLSLVMTLTLLVPATWAEEKPAAGYQLPASLKGKTVILHTNDVHGAIDKYAKVAALKNECYDRGASAVVLLDAGDFSQGSTYVSLSKGATAVELMNAVGYDAVTLGNHEFDYGFPQLKANLSYSAADFLVTCVNLVDDEGEPIFAPGATAPVTDADDNPLFNLTVMGVATPETQTKANPALMKGLTFLSGQKLYDAANAVIKVAREEGNADIVIALTHLGVDASSEPNRSIDFVKNVPGVDIVIDGHSHTVMTANKDNGMIQSTGTGLAYVGAFVIDNATKSVESNGLIDLSTYTKEDASVKAIADKIIGEVDAEYGKVFAKTEVELNGDKEPGNRTEETNMGDLITDAMMWAVKTRMPSINMENAVAITNGGGIRAAIKAGDITKKDVFTVLPFGNTLTVVNVTGAELLEALEAATFCTPVSLGGFPQTAGMKLTVDCTKDYDKNDTTYPGSTYYGPKSINRVTIESINGKPFDKDATYAVITNDFLAAGGDIYYAFAAASSQIESGLSLDTVVMDYITDELGGTVTKARYGEPQGRMTIIPPEKTDDGKITIGGLDANVWMTKYGNVYTDCKAKDFMGKLGFAWGDLVTVKFLDKTLTLPVVPTYSYVDSGKPAIIVEKDADGKPTGYVSMAINMGNFAETYELAKKHTNEDKTWYWTAWEGVTYPVEVTFKMAEKGGYMAEYIMHDLQRTNDRADYPNLSDAEFGNFRNIATTGMGKDVLYRGSSPINPELGRNTYVDAALKQAGVNVIMNLANSQEEAEAYEGFADTYYSGQKVIYLNLGVDFSAPEFQKGLAEGLRFFAANKGTYYVHCTEGKDRAGFVSALLECLMGATYDEVVADYMVTYYNYYGVEPGTDKYNAIANSNIIKTLQNAFGVEDLSKADLQKGAKDYMKAIGLTDAEITDLMVNLGYVAPVEPVTPSKPATGDAGIVVYLGLGVMALAGGVLVAKKKEQF, via the coding sequence ATGCGGAAAGTATTAGCATTGCTCCTGTCCCTGGTGATGACACTGACTCTGTTGGTGCCGGCCACCTGGGCAGAAGAGAAGCCGGCGGCTGGGTATCAGCTGCCAGCTTCTCTGAAGGGCAAGACGGTCATTCTGCACACCAACGACGTACATGGCGCTATTGACAAATACGCCAAGGTTGCGGCACTGAAAAACGAGTGCTACGACCGGGGCGCCAGCGCTGTGGTGCTGCTGGATGCCGGTGACTTCAGCCAAGGCTCTACCTACGTCAGCCTCAGCAAGGGCGCTACCGCCGTGGAGCTGATGAATGCCGTGGGCTACGACGCCGTGACGCTGGGCAACCACGAGTTTGACTACGGCTTCCCCCAGCTGAAGGCGAATCTCAGCTACAGCGCCGCCGACTTCCTGGTGACCTGCGTCAATCTGGTGGACGACGAGGGTGAGCCCATCTTCGCTCCCGGCGCTACCGCTCCCGTTACGGACGCTGACGACAACCCCCTCTTTAACCTCACCGTGATGGGTGTGGCCACTCCGGAGACTCAGACCAAGGCCAACCCCGCTCTGATGAAGGGCCTGACCTTCCTGTCCGGCCAGAAGCTGTATGACGCCGCCAACGCCGTGATCAAGGTCGCCCGTGAGGAGGGCAACGCCGATATCGTCATCGCTCTGACTCATCTGGGCGTAGATGCGTCCTCCGAACCCAACCGCTCCATCGATTTCGTGAAGAACGTCCCCGGTGTGGACATCGTCATCGACGGCCACTCCCACACCGTGATGACCGCCAACAAGGACAACGGCATGATCCAGTCTACCGGTACGGGTCTTGCGTATGTGGGCGCTTTCGTCATTGATAACGCCACCAAGAGCGTGGAGAGCAACGGTCTCATCGACCTGAGCACCTACACCAAGGAGGATGCCTCCGTCAAGGCCATCGCCGACAAGATCATCGGTGAGGTGGATGCCGAGTACGGCAAGGTGTTCGCCAAGACCGAGGTGGAGCTCAACGGCGACAAGGAGCCCGGCAACCGCACCGAGGAGACCAACATGGGCGACCTTATTACCGACGCCATGATGTGGGCCGTTAAGACCCGGATGCCCAGCATCAACATGGAGAACGCTGTGGCCATCACCAACGGCGGCGGCATCCGTGCCGCCATCAAGGCCGGCGACATCACCAAGAAGGACGTGTTCACCGTTCTGCCCTTCGGCAATACGCTGACGGTGGTGAATGTCACCGGCGCCGAGCTGCTGGAGGCGTTGGAGGCTGCTACCTTCTGCACTCCTGTGTCCTTGGGCGGCTTCCCCCAGACCGCCGGCATGAAGCTGACGGTGGACTGCACCAAGGATTACGACAAGAACGACACCACCTATCCCGGCTCCACCTACTATGGTCCCAAGAGCATCAACCGTGTGACCATCGAGAGCATCAACGGCAAGCCCTTTGATAAGGATGCCACCTACGCTGTCATCACCAACGACTTCCTGGCCGCCGGCGGCGACATCTACTACGCCTTCGCCGCTGCCAGCAGCCAGATCGAGAGCGGTCTGTCGCTGGACACCGTGGTCATGGACTACATCACCGATGAACTGGGCGGCACCGTCACCAAGGCCCGGTACGGCGAGCCTCAGGGCCGCATGACCATCATCCCGCCGGAGAAGACGGATGACGGCAAGATCACCATCGGCGGTCTGGACGCCAACGTCTGGATGACCAAGTACGGCAACGTCTACACCGACTGCAAGGCCAAGGACTTCATGGGCAAGCTGGGCTTTGCCTGGGGCGATCTGGTGACGGTCAAGTTCCTGGATAAGACCCTGACCCTGCCGGTGGTGCCTACCTATTCCTATGTGGATTCCGGCAAGCCCGCCATCATCGTGGAGAAGGACGCCGACGGTAAGCCTACCGGCTACGTCTCCATGGCTATCAACATGGGTAACTTTGCCGAGACCTATGAGCTGGCCAAGAAGCACACCAATGAGGATAAGACGTGGTACTGGACCGCTTGGGAGGGTGTGACCTATCCCGTGGAGGTCACCTTCAAGATGGCGGAGAAGGGCGGCTACATGGCCGAGTACATCATGCACGACCTGCAGCGCACCAATGACCGTGCCGATTATCCCAACCTGTCCGACGCCGAGTTCGGCAACTTCCGCAACATCGCCACCACCGGCATGGGCAAGGATGTGCTGTACCGTGGCTCCTCCCCCATCAACCCGGAGCTGGGCCGCAACACCTATGTGGATGCCGCTCTGAAGCAGGCGGGCGTGAACGTCATCATGAACCTTGCCAACAGTCAGGAGGAGGCCGAGGCCTATGAGGGCTTCGCTGATACCTACTACTCCGGCCAGAAGGTGATCTATCTGAATCTGGGCGTGGACTTCTCCGCTCCGGAGTTCCAGAAGGGTCTGGCCGAGGGCCTGCGGTTCTTCGCCGCCAACAAGGGTACCTACTATGTCCACTGCACCGAGGGCAAGGACCGTGCCGGTTTCGTCTCCGCTCTGCTGGAGTGCCTGATGGGCGCTACCTATGACGAGGTGGTGGCGGACTACATGGTCACCTACTACAACTACTACGGCGTGGAGCCCGGTACGGACAAGTACAACGCCATTGCCAACAGCAACATCATCAAGACCCTCCAGAACGCCTTCGGCGTGGAGGATCTGTCCAAGGCCGACCTGCAGAAGGGCGCTAAGGACTACATGAAGGCCATCGGTCTTACCGACGCCGAGATCACCGATCTGATGGTGAATCTGGGCTACGTGGCCCCCGTGGAGCCTGTGACACCCTCCAAGCCCGCTACCGGTGACGCCGGTATCGTGGTGTATCTGGGTCTGGGCGTGATGGCTCTGGCCGGTGGGGTGCTGGTGGCTAAGAAGAAGGAGCAGTTCTAA